In Paenibacillus sp. FSL M7-0420, a single genomic region encodes these proteins:
- a CDS encoding tellurite resistance TerB family protein → MSTFKNWLNTTKSGLTDQVKKFKNKDFMNAVVAGCALVAAADGKIEEAEKNKMAGYMNLSNELKVFDMRDVIAQFNYYVSNFEFSPEIGKQEALKAIGKFNGKPEVGRLIVGVCSAIGAADGDFDEHEKAVVRNICNVLGLSPSEFSL, encoded by the coding sequence ATGAGCACATTCAAGAATTGGCTGAATACCACCAAGAGCGGACTGACGGATCAAGTGAAGAAATTTAAAAATAAAGACTTTATGAACGCGGTGGTGGCGGGCTGCGCGCTGGTTGCTGCTGCTGACGGCAAGATTGAGGAAGCTGAGAAGAACAAGATGGCGGGATATATGAATCTCAGCAATGAACTCAAGGTATTTGACATGAGGGACGTCATTGCCCAGTTCAATTACTATGTCAGCAACTTCGAATTCTCGCCGGAGATCGGTAAGCAGGAAGCGCTGAAGGCCATCGGGAAGTTCAACGGCAAACCGGAGGTTGGACGGTTAATCGTGGGCGTATGCTCGGCGATTGGTGCAGCAGACGGTGACTTCGATGAGCATGAGAAAGCGGTTGTGCGGAATATCTGCAATGTACTGGGACTTAGCCCAAGCGAATTCAGCCTGTAA
- a CDS encoding TerD family protein, translating to MAGINLVKGQKIDLTKGNAGLSNVIVGLGWDPAEPARGFFGVKKQANVDCDASALLLNENGKLTNKLNLVCFHNKQNANNSVVHSGDNLTGEGDGDDEQIMVNLKQIPADVHKVLVVVNIYDAVNRKQDFGMIKSAYIRIINAAGNAELVKFNLTENYTGFTALICGELYRHGEEWKFAAIGEAAHAAHINQLAERYI from the coding sequence TTGGCTGGAATTAATCTGGTAAAAGGTCAGAAGATCGATTTAACCAAAGGCAATGCCGGACTGTCTAACGTAATCGTAGGACTGGGCTGGGACCCTGCCGAACCGGCAAGAGGATTCTTTGGGGTTAAAAAACAGGCGAATGTGGACTGCGATGCTTCAGCGCTGCTGCTGAATGAGAACGGCAAGCTGACGAACAAGCTGAACCTTGTCTGCTTTCACAACAAACAGAATGCGAATAACTCTGTAGTCCACTCGGGGGATAATCTGACGGGTGAGGGCGACGGGGACGACGAACAGATCATGGTGAATCTGAAGCAGATTCCTGCCGATGTCCATAAGGTCCTTGTTGTGGTTAACATCTACGATGCGGTGAACCGCAAGCAGGATTTCGGAATGATCAAATCTGCGTATATCCGCATTATTAATGCGGCAGGGAATGCAGAATTGGTTAAGTTTAATCTGACAGAGAATTATACAGGCTTCACGGCACTGATCTGCGGTGAGCTGTACCGTCATGGCGAAGAGTGGAAATTCGCAGCCATCGGCGAAGCGGCCCACGCCGCGCATATCAATCAGCTGGCAGAACGCTATATCTAA
- a CDS encoding TerD family protein, with protein MAINLSKGQKIDLTKTNPGLSKITVGLGWDTNKYDGGKDFDLDVSVFLTNASGKVDKETNFIFFNNKQNENASVVHTGDNRTGEGDGDDEQVQVDLLNVPADVDKIAFTITIYEAESRSQNFGQVSRSYVRIVNDANSEELIRFDLGEDFSVETGVVVGELYRNGAEWKFNAIGSGYKDGLSGLTRDYGLQ; from the coding sequence ATGGCTATTAACTTATCCAAGGGACAAAAAATTGATTTAACCAAAACGAATCCAGGCTTGTCCAAAATTACAGTCGGCCTAGGATGGGATACGAATAAATACGACGGCGGTAAGGACTTTGACCTTGACGTTTCCGTGTTCCTGACGAATGCCAGCGGTAAAGTAGATAAAGAAACCAACTTCATCTTCTTCAACAACAAGCAGAACGAGAACGCTTCTGTCGTACACACCGGCGATAACCGTACCGGGGAAGGCGATGGAGACGATGAGCAGGTTCAAGTCGATTTGCTTAATGTTCCTGCAGATGTGGACAAGATTGCCTTCACTATTACCATCTATGAAGCAGAATCCAGAAGCCAGAACTTTGGACAAGTCTCCCGTTCTTATGTACGTATCGTCAACGATGCGAACAGTGAGGAACTGATCCGTTTTGACCTGGGTGAAGATTTCTCCGTTGAAACAGGCGTAGTTGTAGGCGAATTGTACCGTAACGGCGCAGAATGGAAATTCAATGCGATTGGCAGCGGCTACAAGGATGGTCTCTCCGGCTTGACCCGTGATTACGGTCTGCAATAA
- a CDS encoding TerD family protein, giving the protein MTISLSKGQRIDLTKTNPGLTKVVVGLGWDTNKYSGGKDFDLDASAFLLHEDGKAKSENDFVFYNNPSGGTGSVTHTGDNRTGEGDGDDEQIVVDFSLVPANIQRIGITVTIYDYEARAQNFGQVSNAFVRVVDASSDREILRFDLGEDFSTETAVVFCEFYRQGADWKFQAIGSGFAGGLSALCKNYGLDAQ; this is encoded by the coding sequence GTGACGATCAGTCTTTCCAAAGGACAGCGGATTGATCTTACCAAGACTAATCCGGGTCTGACCAAGGTAGTTGTAGGACTGGGCTGGGATACAAACAAGTATAGCGGCGGCAAGGATTTCGACCTTGATGCATCAGCATTCCTGCTGCATGAGGACGGCAAAGCCAAAAGCGAAAATGACTTTGTATTCTATAACAACCCAAGCGGCGGTACTGGATCTGTAACCCACACAGGCGACAATCGTACAGGGGAAGGCGACGGGGATGATGAGCAGATCGTCGTAGACTTCAGCCTGGTGCCTGCCAATATTCAGCGGATCGGGATCACGGTTACGATCTATGATTATGAGGCCCGGGCACAGAACTTCGGACAAGTCTCCAACGCTTTCGTCCGCGTAGTGGATGCATCCAGTGACCGTGAGATTCTGCGGTTCGATCTGGGCGAGGATTTCTCCACCGAGACGGCTGTGGTCTTCTGTGAATTCTACCGCCAGGGGGCGGACTGGAAATTCCAGGCGATCGGCAGCGGCTTCGCCGGCGGACTAAGCGCGTTATGCAAAAACTACGGGCTGGACGCGCAATAA
- a CDS encoding TerD family protein, with amino-acid sequence MNTEVVKGQKADLTKGNPGLRSITVEIGWKAPSSMDIDASAFLLGAGGKVGSDDDLIFYNNPSTPYITYKDVPGTASGGLKQFEVSLERIPANIVKIAFTLTLYDGENRKQMFGQMSEAECRIVNQATGAQLLRCNLGNQFSVETAVVVGELYRHGEEWKYSAIVAGFSGGLKALCGNYGIEVEDEPAPAPKPPEQTPPPGRPPLQVPPPRAESSRPNIVIPPPPAPAPPKQEAAPAPALNLNLKKIELKKKGDSINLKKSASGLGELLINLNWNQKQGGGLFSRNKGGVDLDLACLYELKNGSKGVVQALGNAFGNLQQPPYIMLDGDDRTGSVTSGENLRINGSKVAQIERILVFAFIYKGVTNWSEADGVVTLKQDGGPDIIVNLDEHNNRKGMCAIALIRNVDNETFSIERLVQYFSGHREMDEAYGWGLRWVAGSK; translated from the coding sequence ATGAATACAGAAGTAGTCAAAGGACAGAAAGCAGACCTGACCAAAGGGAACCCGGGGCTCCGCAGCATTACGGTTGAGATCGGGTGGAAAGCTCCGTCTTCCATGGATATTGATGCTTCCGCATTCCTGCTTGGAGCTGGCGGTAAAGTCGGCAGTGACGACGATCTGATCTTTTACAATAACCCGTCTACTCCATATATCACTTATAAGGATGTGCCGGGTACGGCTTCGGGCGGACTGAAGCAGTTCGAGGTCTCGCTGGAGCGGATTCCGGCAAACATAGTGAAGATTGCCTTCACGCTTACTCTGTATGACGGAGAAAACCGCAAGCAGATGTTCGGACAAATGAGTGAAGCGGAGTGCCGGATCGTGAATCAGGCGACAGGTGCGCAGCTTCTGCGGTGTAACCTTGGAAATCAGTTCTCTGTGGAAACGGCTGTTGTAGTTGGAGAATTATATAGACATGGTGAAGAATGGAAATACAGTGCGATTGTTGCGGGCTTCTCGGGCGGGCTTAAGGCGCTCTGCGGCAACTATGGCATAGAAGTAGAGGACGAGCCTGCGCCGGCACCGAAGCCGCCTGAACAGACGCCTCCGCCGGGACGCCCGCCGCTTCAAGTGCCGCCGCCCCGCGCAGAGTCATCCAGACCGAATATTGTGATTCCGCCACCGCCTGCACCGGCACCCCCTAAGCAGGAGGCTGCTCCCGCACCGGCGCTGAATCTCAATCTGAAGAAGATTGAGCTGAAGAAGAAGGGCGATTCGATTAACCTGAAGAAATCCGCCTCCGGTCTGGGTGAGCTGCTCATTAACCTGAACTGGAACCAGAAGCAGGGCGGAGGGCTGTTCAGCCGTAACAAGGGCGGGGTAGATCTCGACTTGGCCTGTCTGTATGAGCTGAAGAATGGCAGCAAAGGCGTGGTGCAGGCACTGGGCAATGCGTTCGGCAACCTCCAGCAGCCGCCGTACATCATGCTCGATGGAGATGATCGGACAGGCTCCGTAACATCTGGCGAGAATCTGCGTATAAACGGAAGTAAGGTCGCCCAGATTGAACGGATTCTGGTGTTTGCCTTTATTTACAAAGGAGTTACCAACTGGTCTGAAGCGGATGGAGTGGTTACCCTGAAGCAGGATGGAGGACCGGATATTATCGTTAATCTGGACGAGCATAACAACCGTAAAGGCATGTGCGCCATCGCGCTGATCCGGAATGTGGATAACGAGACCTTCAGTATTGAACGGCTCGTGCAATATTTCAGCGGTCACAGGGAGATGGATGAGGCTTATGGCTGGGGGCTTCGCTGGGTAGCGGGAAGCAAATAA
- a CDS encoding TerC family protein: MDWFSDFFRSIGENYGHFFSWSDIAGTLSDPVSWGIIGSLILLEGLLSADNALVLAVMVKHLPKEQQRKALFYGIIGAYVFRFLAIGLGTYLVKFTLVKVLGALYLFYIAYKGLFKGSGEEGEIKNKGASFWKTVLLVELMDIAFSIDSVVAAFGLSSEVWVLFLGGILGVLMMRGVAQVFLKLIARYPELEQTAFLLIALIAGKMLAGAFGYELPHVIFFGILIAVFAGTIVYSASKRKKAENHKA; encoded by the coding sequence ATGGACTGGTTCAGTGATTTTTTTAGGAGTATCGGTGAGAATTACGGGCATTTCTTCTCATGGAGTGATATTGCAGGAACGCTCTCCGACCCTGTCAGCTGGGGGATAATCGGAAGCTTGATTCTGCTGGAGGGTCTGCTGTCCGCTGATAACGCGCTTGTACTGGCGGTCATGGTTAAGCACCTGCCGAAGGAGCAGCAGCGTAAGGCGTTGTTCTACGGTATTATCGGTGCTTATGTATTCAGATTCCTGGCGATTGGGCTGGGGACCTATCTCGTCAAATTCACGCTGGTGAAGGTGCTTGGAGCCTTGTATCTCTTCTACATTGCCTACAAAGGGTTGTTCAAGGGCAGCGGAGAAGAGGGAGAGATTAAGAATAAAGGCGCCTCCTTCTGGAAGACGGTACTCCTCGTTGAATTAATGGATATTGCCTTCAGTATTGACAGCGTGGTAGCTGCGTTTGGTCTTAGCAGTGAAGTATGGGTACTCTTCCTGGGCGGTATTCTCGGCGTACTGATGATGCGCGGAGTGGCACAGGTGTTCCTCAAGCTGATTGCCAGATATCCTGAACTGGAACAGACAGCATTCCTGCTTATTGCACTGATTGCCGGTAAAATGCTTGCCGGAGCCTTCGGCTATGAATTGCCGCATGTAATTTTCTTCGGTATTCTAATTGCGGTGTTTGCAGGTACTATCGTGTATAGCGCAAGCAAACGCAAGAAGGCTGAGAACCACAAGGCCTGA
- a CDS encoding HpcH/HpaI aldolase/citrate lyase family protein, with amino-acid sequence MRYFDYLTQEQEASLFHVPPVSFDHTTRKDLLAYAVGAALYMPATRASVAEDIIKLRASGLITVIIDLEDAIGDGEVDYAEESIVRHLAFLSAYAENEPEQRGSLPLLFIRVRNPAQLRDLIFRLGSLITMLTGFVFPKFSVENGTDYFEAIADYNDTRSYSAPVLYGMPILENAPIIYRESRMDTLLGVRDLLGQYREYVLNVRIGATDFSSLFGLRRSPDISIYDLTPIRDCMSDIINVFGRVEEGYVISGPVWEYFASKGHRVLRPQLRETPFEDTYGKHGREMRNSFISSSMDGLIREVILDKENGIVGKTIIHPSHLRPVQAMYTVMHEEYVDALSIVDSNDGSRGVFKSEYYNKMNEIKPHLNWARRILLRSQIYGVLHEQQHFVGLLPENEYTHV; translated from the coding sequence TTGAGATATTTCGATTACCTCACACAAGAACAGGAAGCCTCATTATTCCATGTTCCGCCGGTTTCATTTGATCATACTACCCGCAAGGATTTACTGGCTTATGCCGTCGGAGCAGCCCTTTATATGCCGGCCACCCGTGCCAGTGTTGCCGAAGATATTATTAAGCTGAGAGCCTCAGGACTTATTACGGTAATCATAGATCTGGAGGATGCCATCGGAGACGGTGAAGTGGATTATGCCGAAGAATCCATCGTCAGGCATCTGGCGTTCCTGTCCGCTTATGCGGAGAATGAGCCGGAGCAGCGCGGCAGTCTTCCGCTGCTGTTCATCCGGGTGCGTAACCCTGCACAGCTGCGGGATCTGATCTTTCGGCTGGGATCATTAATCACCATGCTGACCGGCTTCGTCTTCCCCAAATTCTCCGTAGAGAACGGTACGGATTATTTCGAGGCCATTGCCGATTACAATGACACACGCAGCTATTCCGCCCCGGTGCTGTACGGGATGCCGATTCTGGAGAATGCACCGATCATCTACCGGGAGAGCCGGATGGATACTCTGCTTGGGGTGCGCGATCTGCTGGGGCAATACCGCGAGTATGTACTGAATGTCCGGATTGGAGCGACGGACTTCTCCAGTCTGTTCGGACTGCGGCGCAGCCCGGATATCAGTATTTATGACCTGACGCCGATCCGTGACTGCATGTCGGATATCATTAACGTCTTTGGCCGTGTGGAGGAAGGATACGTGATCTCGGGTCCTGTGTGGGAGTATTTTGCCAGCAAAGGACACCGGGTCCTCCGCCCGCAGCTGCGGGAGACACCCTTCGAGGATACCTACGGCAAGCATGGCCGCGAGATGCGCAACAGCTTCATTTCAAGCTCGATGGACGGGCTGATCCGGGAAGTAATTCTGGACAAGGAGAATGGCATTGTGGGCAAAACCATTATCCACCCCTCCCACCTCAGACCCGTGCAGGCGATGTATACCGTAATGCATGAAGAGTATGTGGATGCCTTAAGTATTGTAGACAGCAACGATGGCAGCCGCGGCGTGTTCAAGAGTGAATACTATAACAAAATGAATGAAATCAAGCCTCATTTGAACTGGGCCAGACGAATTTTATTACGATCTCAAATATACGGGGTGTTACATGAACAACAGCATTTTGTCGGATTACTACCCGAGAACGAATACACACACGTTTAA
- a CDS encoding phosphoribosyltransferase family protein has translation MAARINKKRSFLFVSKVLGKHIPVGPYTPLLSGAALALLLYLEMSADTADREMMEPLMNQAVHGLIHPEVAEEAYHALLAARLALPEPVLFIGFAETATALGHSMYNAFAGGASYIHTTRELIPELESVVTFEEEHSHAVDHLCYALNAGLLSGTEPIVLVDDEITTGNTAINTIRDIQSKFPRREYVVASLLDWRSEANIQAYRELELELGIRIQALSLLQGSIKVEGVPLLQPAAGNGAAATTGAELVTTYAFDGLERLPVTSADGLGVINPSPYLKHSGRFGLESADNARIDAGVSRVARQLRGLREGGRTLVMGVGEFMYLPMRIAAEMGEGVLYQSSTRSPIHPERRADYGVHSAAAYPSAGDTEIKNFIYNVDPGQYDDIFVLLEREVPRQRIAPMTDILQRLAGNKVHLVVLSPEPDTGGSGL, from the coding sequence ATGGCTGCACGAATCAATAAGAAGCGCTCCTTCCTGTTCGTCAGCAAAGTGCTTGGCAAGCACATTCCCGTAGGGCCCTATACCCCGCTGCTTAGCGGAGCGGCACTCGCCTTGCTCCTGTATCTGGAGATGAGCGCGGATACCGCTGACCGGGAGATGATGGAACCGCTGATGAACCAGGCCGTTCATGGCCTGATCCATCCTGAAGTTGCGGAAGAAGCTTATCATGCGCTGCTTGCTGCGCGCCTGGCTCTGCCTGAGCCGGTTCTGTTTATCGGGTTCGCCGAAACCGCTACCGCCCTTGGCCACAGCATGTATAATGCATTCGCCGGCGGTGCGTCCTATATTCATACCACGCGTGAGCTGATTCCTGAGCTGGAATCGGTGGTGACCTTTGAAGAGGAGCATTCCCACGCCGTAGATCATCTCTGCTATGCCCTGAATGCCGGGCTGTTATCGGGGACAGAGCCGATTGTATTAGTGGATGACGAGATTACGACCGGTAATACGGCGATTAATACGATCCGGGACATCCAGTCCAAATTCCCGCGCAGGGAGTATGTAGTGGCTTCTCTCTTGGACTGGCGGAGTGAAGCTAATATCCAGGCGTACCGTGAGCTGGAGCTGGAGCTGGGGATACGCATACAAGCTCTATCACTGCTGCAGGGAAGCATCAAGGTTGAGGGGGTTCCGCTGCTGCAGCCTGCAGCCGGTAACGGAGCCGCCGCTACCACAGGCGCAGAGCTTGTAACTACTTATGCATTCGACGGCTTAGAGCGGCTTCCGGTAACCTCGGCGGATGGACTGGGCGTTATCAATCCATCGCCTTATCTGAAGCACAGCGGCCGCTTCGGCCTGGAGTCTGCGGATAATGCGCGGATAGATGCAGGTGTAAGCCGTGTGGCCAGGCAGCTCCGGGGGCTGCGGGAAGGCGGACGTACCCTGGTGATGGGCGTAGGCGAGTTCATGTATCTGCCGATGCGGATCGCCGCAGAGATGGGAGAGGGCGTGCTGTACCAGTCCTCAACCCGCAGTCCGATCCATCCCGAGCGGCGTGCGGATTACGGCGTGCACAGCGCCGCAGCCTATCCGTCCGCAGGCGACACGGAGATCAAGAATTTCATCTATAATGTGGACCCCGGCCAGTATGACGATATCTTCGTCCTGCTGGAACGCGAGGTGCCCCGGCAGCGGATTGCACCGATGACGGATATTTTACAGAGGCTGGCGGGCAATAAGGTACATCTTGTTGTGCTCAGCCCAGAACCAGATACGGGAGGCTCAGGGCTATGA
- a CDS encoding cysteine protease StiP family protein — protein sequence MKGIDIEAIHNRTISPPVALGSYPASDVTFLLKDLSNVSLERGTAEREEAIQSGVHYSEMLPVEYQPTEQYIELFHETLQQTAKKVALAVAVVSEMIVARRGTANTVLVSLARAGTPIGVLIKRYILEKYGADLPHYSISIIRGKGIDENAVLYMLQQHGRDAELQFIDGWTGKGAIRQVLIEACESMHKKYGITLNDDLAVLADPGHCSGTYGTREDYLIPSACLNSTVSGLMSRTVLRDDLIGPEEFHGAKFYKEWLDSDLSNVFVEAITPYFAEVAAEAFAQAAEMLEHPPEITWQGLADIRSIQDTFGIDNINLVKPGVGETTRVLLRRVPWRILVDRLDNPNLRHILLLAEDRGVPVEVYPGLTYSCCGIIKPLKGESE from the coding sequence ATGAAGGGAATAGATATCGAAGCCATTCACAATAGAACAATATCCCCTCCGGTGGCACTGGGCAGCTATCCTGCTTCCGACGTTACCTTCCTGCTCAAGGATCTAAGCAATGTATCCCTGGAGCGGGGAACGGCCGAGCGGGAGGAAGCGATCCAGTCCGGCGTGCATTATTCGGAGATGCTTCCGGTGGAGTACCAGCCGACAGAGCAGTATATCGAATTGTTTCATGAGACGCTGCAGCAGACTGCGAAGAAGGTGGCGCTGGCTGTAGCTGTGGTGTCCGAGATGATTGTAGCCCGGCGGGGAACGGCGAATACCGTGCTGGTCTCCCTGGCGAGAGCGGGCACACCTATTGGGGTATTGATCAAACGTTATATTCTTGAGAAATATGGAGCGGATCTTCCGCATTACAGCATCTCGATTATCCGCGGCAAGGGGATTGATGAGAATGCGGTGCTCTATATGCTGCAGCAGCATGGAAGGGATGCCGAGCTGCAATTCATCGATGGCTGGACCGGTAAGGGGGCCATCCGGCAGGTGCTGATAGAGGCCTGTGAGAGTATGCATAAGAAATATGGCATTACGCTAAATGATGATCTGGCGGTACTCGCAGATCCCGGGCACTGCTCGGGAACCTACGGCACCCGGGAGGATTATCTGATTCCAAGCGCCTGCCTGAACTCCACGGTATCCGGCCTGATGAGCCGTACGGTGCTCCGTGATGATCTGATCGGGCCAGAGGAATTCCACGGGGCCAAATTCTACAAGGAATGGCTGGACAGTGATCTGTCCAACGTATTCGTTGAAGCGATTACCCCGTATTTCGCGGAAGTAGCAGCAGAGGCATTTGCGCAGGCTGCGGAGATGCTGGAGCATCCGCCGGAGATTACCTGGCAGGGGCTGGCCGATATCCGTAGTATCCAGGATACCTTCGGCATAGATAATATCAATCTGGTGAAGCCCGGAGTGGGGGAGACGACACGTGTACTGCTGCGAAGAGTGCCCTGGAGAATCCTTGTCGACAGGCTGGACAATCCCAACCTGCGGCATATTCTGCTGCTGGCGGAGGACCGGGGCGTGCCGGTAGAGGTCTATCCCGGGCTGACCTACTCCTGCTGCGGCATCATCAAGCCGCTGAAAGGGGAGAGTGAATGA
- a CDS encoding HAD family hydrolase: MIYASDLDRTLIYSLSAIGVPEDTPGLVPAEVVDGRTVSYISQQALATLIELAAKIVFMPVTTRTIAQYRRINLFQETVIPDYAITSNGGNILVNGIVDQDWRTAVGRAVERGSAAAEEAESIVRAVVQEEWIISRRYCDELFYTFVVHRDSLPLEEIARMSQRLGELGWRVSLQGRKLYIVPEAVNKSDAILHVRRTVHSEPMVASGDSLLDKSLLAAADYAIAPCHGEIFAEQQAGLVHLEYPFTERPGVFAADEIMQYVHRIYTHSTALGVGPPP; the protein is encoded by the coding sequence ATGATCTACGCCAGCGATCTGGACCGCACGCTGATCTACTCTCTTAGCGCGATAGGCGTTCCTGAGGATACCCCGGGTCTGGTTCCGGCAGAGGTTGTTGACGGCAGAACGGTATCGTATATCTCACAGCAGGCTCTGGCTACACTGATAGAGCTGGCGGCGAAGATTGTCTTCATGCCGGTGACTACACGTACGATTGCCCAGTACCGGCGGATTAACCTGTTCCAGGAGACGGTCATTCCGGATTATGCCATCACCAGCAATGGCGGCAATATTCTTGTGAACGGGATAGTGGACCAGGATTGGCGGACGGCTGTCGGCAGAGCGGTGGAACGCGGCTCCGCTGCGGCGGAAGAAGCCGAAAGCATCGTGCGTGCTGTTGTTCAGGAAGAATGGATCATTAGCCGGCGGTATTGTGATGAGCTGTTCTATACCTTCGTGGTTCACCGGGATTCGCTGCCGCTGGAGGAGATTGCCCGGATGTCTCAACGGCTGGGCGAGCTTGGCTGGAGAGTATCCCTGCAGGGGCGCAAGCTCTATATCGTGCCGGAGGCGGTGAACAAAAGCGATGCCATTCTTCATGTCCGCCGCACCGTGCATTCGGAGCCGATGGTCGCCTCAGGCGATTCCCTTCTGGACAAGAGCCTGCTCGCCGCCGCCGACTATGCCATAGCTCCCTGCCACGGAGAAATATTTGCCGAGCAGCAGGCGGGTTTAGTACACTTAGAGTATCCGTTTACAGAGCGGCCGGGGGTATTTGCCGCGGATGAGATTATGCAGTATGTTCACAGGATTTATACACATTCGACAGCATTGGGAGTTGGACCGCCACCATGA
- a CDS encoding ATP-grasp domain-containing protein: protein MKKVNIYFNRWFSVAYHYMNLIRSNEDGIPVQIFATHPDIHHMSLQGADVAATEPALEGIEYVQFCVDFCRRNEIDIFIPRLHMLDIALHASLFDEIGTKVLVCRDLDLLEMIMDKGKFYESVKTTGIMTIPDYHVVSNAEEFREAYEDLAAKGHKVCFKPTETEGGLGFRIIDNDRSPVEELFGHVTPLISFGEAYRILAEAGSFPNLMVMELLEGYEYSIDCLSDEKGRLLAAVPRRKAGGRLRLMEYIPELAEVARRVAETYRIPFNFNIQMKYSGGVPKLLEINPRMSGGLHISCLSGINFPYLAVKSALGGEVLPASFEHNVLASHVEQPLIMKINGESVITDSVN from the coding sequence ATGAAAAAGGTAAATATATATTTCAACCGCTGGTTCTCTGTTGCCTATCATTATATGAATCTCATCCGAAGCAATGAAGACGGGATTCCGGTGCAAATCTTCGCCACCCACCCGGATATCCACCATATGTCGCTGCAAGGCGCCGATGTGGCCGCAACCGAGCCTGCACTCGAAGGCATTGAATACGTGCAGTTCTGTGTTGATTTTTGCCGCCGGAACGAGATTGATATCTTCATCCCCCGGCTGCATATGCTCGATATCGCACTGCATGCATCGCTGTTCGATGAGATCGGGACGAAGGTGCTGGTCTGCCGTGATCTGGATCTGCTGGAGATGATCATGGACAAAGGCAAGTTCTATGAGAGCGTGAAGACCACCGGGATTATGACAATTCCTGATTATCATGTGGTTAGTAATGCAGAGGAGTTCAGGGAAGCTTATGAAGATCTCGCAGCCAAAGGGCATAAGGTCTGCTTCAAGCCTACCGAGACGGAAGGCGGGCTCGGATTCCGGATCATAGACAATGACCGCAGTCCCGTGGAGGAGCTGTTCGGCCATGTGACCCCGCTGATCTCCTTCGGGGAGGCTTACCGCATCCTTGCTGAAGCCGGGAGCTTCCCTAACCTGATGGTGATGGAGCTGCTGGAGGGATATGAATATAGTATTGATTGCCTGTCGGATGAGAAGGGCAGGCTGCTGGCCGCAGTCCCCCGCCGGAAAGCAGGCGGCCGCCTGCGGTTGATGGAATATATCCCGGAGCTTGCGGAGGTGGCCCGCAGGGTGGCTGAGACGTACCGGATTCCGTTCAATTTCAATATCCAGATGAAATACAGCGGCGGCGTGCCCAAGCTGCTGGAGATCAATCCGCGGATGTCCGGCGGCCTGCATATCTCCTGTCTGTCTGGAATTAACTTCCCTTATCTGGCTGTCAAAAGCGCGCTCGGAGGCGAGGTTCTGCCTGCGTCGTTCGAGCATAATGTCCTGGCCAGCCATGTCGAGCAGCCGCTGATCATGAAAATAAACGGAGAATCCGTCATTACGGATTCCGTGAATTGA